The Arachis duranensis cultivar V14167 chromosome 2, aradu.V14167.gnm2.J7QH, whole genome shotgun sequence genome has a window encoding:
- the LOC107474230 gene encoding growth-regulating factor 1 isoform X3, with the protein MDLGVVGSEAGFVPFGSGFVKHQRSEEEVSNNDHNNRRGAKLSKVNITSGDDDDVITTTTSKGMLFFQNHQRNNNNNSSCCNVLLRSNNNNNNNNNNNNNNNNNNGNDNVAIALFKQEGEEKMLSFSTTPTPKSETLIVEKASSNATLHTSYHPFSSYNINNNAGYNNSNWGMMMMGNSSSNNNVGRVVGAALFTPSQWMELEHQALIYKYITANVPVPSHLIPITKALHSTSPFSNFPNPLLRPNPLGWGGFHLGFSSSTDPEPGRCRRTDGKKWRCSRDAVVDQKYCERHMNRGRHRSRKPVEGQSGHAAAITTTTTTTTTTSNSKLLLPNSNNSSSSFSIVGNTASNNNSNTISFGNCHEHKNVIQQQQPVASDASAANNISR; encoded by the exons ATGGATCTTGGTGTGGTGGGTTCAGAAGCTGGGTTTGTTCCATTTGGATCTGGGTTCGTTAAGCATCAAAGATCTGAAGAGGAGGTGAGTAATAATGATCATAATAATAGAAGAGGGGCAAAACTGTCAAAGGTTAATATTACtagtggtgatgatgatgatgtcatcacaacaacaacatcaaagGGAATGTTGTTTTTTCAGAATCATCAgaggaacaacaacaacaatagctCTTGTTGTAATGTGTTGTTGagatctaataataataataataataataataataataataataataataataataataatggaaatGACAATGTTGCCATTGCTctcttcaaacaagaaggagaagagaagatgCTGAgtttctcaacaacaccaacaccaaAGTCAGAGACTTTGATTGTGGAAAAGGCTTCTTCAAATGCTACATTGCACACTTCTTATCACCCTTTCTCTAGTTACAACATAAATAATAATGCag GTTACAATAACAGTAATTGgggaatgatgatgatgggaaATAGTAGTAGTAATAATAATGTGGGAAGAGTGGTAGGAGCTGCATTATTCACTCCCTCACAGTGGATGGAGCTGGAGCACCAAGCACTCATTTACAAGTATATCACTGCAAATGTTCCTGTTCCTTCTCATCTTATTCCAATCACTAAAGCCCTTCATTCCACTTCTCCATTCTCTAACTTTCCTAATCCACTTCTTAGACCCAATCCTT TGGGATGGGGAGGTTTCCATCTGGGATTCTCGAGCAGCACCGATCCGGAGCCAGGTCGGTGCAGGAGAACCGATGGGAAGAAATGGCGGTGCTCGAGGGACGCAGTTGTGGACCAGAAGTACTGCGAGCGTCACATGAACCGAGGCCGCCATCGTTCAAGAAAGCCTGTGGAAGGCCAATCAGGCCATGCTGCtgccatcaccaccaccaccaccaccacaaccaCCACTTCTAACTCAAAGCTATTGTTGCCTAacagcaacaattcaagttcttCATTCTCCATTGTGGGGAACACTGCTTCCAACAACAATAGCAACACTATTTCATTTGGAAACTGCCATGAACACAAGAATGTTATTCAGCAGCAGCAGCCTGTTGCATCTGATGCTTCTGCTGCTAATAATATCAGCAG gtga
- the LOC107474230 gene encoding growth-regulating factor 2 isoform X1, translating to MDLGVVGSEAGFVPFGSGFVKHQRSEEEVSNNDHNNRRGAKLSKVNITSGDDDDVITTTTSKGMLFFQNHQRNNNNNSSCCNVLLRSNNNNNNNNNNNNNNNNNNGNDNVAIALFKQEGEEKMLSFSTTPTPKSETLIVEKASSNATLHTSYHPFSSYNINNNAGYNNSNWGMMMMGNSSSNNNVGRVVGAALFTPSQWMELEHQALIYKYITANVPVPSHLIPITKALHSTSPFSNFPNPLLRPNPLGWGGFHLGFSSSTDPEPGRCRRTDGKKWRCSRDAVVDQKYCERHMNRGRHRSRKPVEGQSGHAAAITTTTTTTTTTSNSKLLLPNSNNSSSSFSIVGNTASNNNSNTISFGNCHEHKNVIQQQQPVASDASAANNISRLAVAGLTQPNMASRTSLCRGHVLGCDIVLHWQSHKPKNPCFSGLETGYVNIGRVRLEYTFKKEKDVFCNLTF from the exons ATGGATCTTGGTGTGGTGGGTTCAGAAGCTGGGTTTGTTCCATTTGGATCTGGGTTCGTTAAGCATCAAAGATCTGAAGAGGAGGTGAGTAATAATGATCATAATAATAGAAGAGGGGCAAAACTGTCAAAGGTTAATATTACtagtggtgatgatgatgatgtcatcacaacaacaacatcaaagGGAATGTTGTTTTTTCAGAATCATCAgaggaacaacaacaacaatagctCTTGTTGTAATGTGTTGTTGagatctaataataataataataataataataataataataataataataataataataatggaaatGACAATGTTGCCATTGCTctcttcaaacaagaaggagaagagaagatgCTGAgtttctcaacaacaccaacaccaaAGTCAGAGACTTTGATTGTGGAAAAGGCTTCTTCAAATGCTACATTGCACACTTCTTATCACCCTTTCTCTAGTTACAACATAAATAATAATGCag GTTACAATAACAGTAATTGgggaatgatgatgatgggaaATAGTAGTAGTAATAATAATGTGGGAAGAGTGGTAGGAGCTGCATTATTCACTCCCTCACAGTGGATGGAGCTGGAGCACCAAGCACTCATTTACAAGTATATCACTGCAAATGTTCCTGTTCCTTCTCATCTTATTCCAATCACTAAAGCCCTTCATTCCACTTCTCCATTCTCTAACTTTCCTAATCCACTTCTTAGACCCAATCCTT TGGGATGGGGAGGTTTCCATCTGGGATTCTCGAGCAGCACCGATCCGGAGCCAGGTCGGTGCAGGAGAACCGATGGGAAGAAATGGCGGTGCTCGAGGGACGCAGTTGTGGACCAGAAGTACTGCGAGCGTCACATGAACCGAGGCCGCCATCGTTCAAGAAAGCCTGTGGAAGGCCAATCAGGCCATGCTGCtgccatcaccaccaccaccaccaccacaaccaCCACTTCTAACTCAAAGCTATTGTTGCCTAacagcaacaattcaagttcttCATTCTCCATTGTGGGGAACACTGCTTCCAACAACAATAGCAACACTATTTCATTTGGAAACTGCCATGAACACAAGAATGTTATTCAGCAGCAGCAGCCTGTTGCATCTGATGCTTCTGCTGCTAATAATATCAGCAG GTTGGCTGTCGCAGGCTTAACACAGCCTAATATGGCTTCAAGGACGTCATTGTGTCGTGGCCATGTATTGGGATGTGACATTGTTTTACATTGGCAGTCGCACAAACCGAAAAACCCTTGTTTTTCCGGACTTGAGACCGGCTATGTGAACATAGGCCGAGTTAGGTTAGAGtatacttttaaaaaagaaaaagatgtctTCTgcaatttaactttttaa
- the LOC107474230 gene encoding growth-regulating factor 1 isoform X2: protein MDLGVVGSEAGFVPFGSGFVKHQRSEEEVSNNDHNNRRGAKLSKVNITSGDDDDVITTTTSKGMLFFQNHQRNNNNNSSCCNVLLRSNNNNNNNNNNNNNNNNNNGNDNVAIALFKQEGEEKMLSFSTTPTPKSETLIVEKASSNATLHTSYHPFSSYNINNNAGYNNSNWGMMMMGNSSSNNNVGRVVGAALFTPSQWMELEHQALIYKYITANVPVPSHLIPITKALHSTSPFSNFPNPLLRPNPLGWGGFHLGFSSSTDPEPGRCRRTDGKKWRCSRDAVVDQKYCERHMNRGRHRSRKPVEGQSGHAAAITTTTTTTTTTSNSKLLLPNSNNSSSSFSIVGNTASNNNSNTISFGNCHEHKNVIQQQQPVASDASAANNISRMFMKKENNNANESCSLLPMLPPKEN, encoded by the exons ATGGATCTTGGTGTGGTGGGTTCAGAAGCTGGGTTTGTTCCATTTGGATCTGGGTTCGTTAAGCATCAAAGATCTGAAGAGGAGGTGAGTAATAATGATCATAATAATAGAAGAGGGGCAAAACTGTCAAAGGTTAATATTACtagtggtgatgatgatgatgtcatcacaacaacaacatcaaagGGAATGTTGTTTTTTCAGAATCATCAgaggaacaacaacaacaatagctCTTGTTGTAATGTGTTGTTGagatctaataataataataataataataataataataataataataataataataataatggaaatGACAATGTTGCCATTGCTctcttcaaacaagaaggagaagagaagatgCTGAgtttctcaacaacaccaacaccaaAGTCAGAGACTTTGATTGTGGAAAAGGCTTCTTCAAATGCTACATTGCACACTTCTTATCACCCTTTCTCTAGTTACAACATAAATAATAATGCag GTTACAATAACAGTAATTGgggaatgatgatgatgggaaATAGTAGTAGTAATAATAATGTGGGAAGAGTGGTAGGAGCTGCATTATTCACTCCCTCACAGTGGATGGAGCTGGAGCACCAAGCACTCATTTACAAGTATATCACTGCAAATGTTCCTGTTCCTTCTCATCTTATTCCAATCACTAAAGCCCTTCATTCCACTTCTCCATTCTCTAACTTTCCTAATCCACTTCTTAGACCCAATCCTT TGGGATGGGGAGGTTTCCATCTGGGATTCTCGAGCAGCACCGATCCGGAGCCAGGTCGGTGCAGGAGAACCGATGGGAAGAAATGGCGGTGCTCGAGGGACGCAGTTGTGGACCAGAAGTACTGCGAGCGTCACATGAACCGAGGCCGCCATCGTTCAAGAAAGCCTGTGGAAGGCCAATCAGGCCATGCTGCtgccatcaccaccaccaccaccaccacaaccaCCACTTCTAACTCAAAGCTATTGTTGCCTAacagcaacaattcaagttcttCATTCTCCATTGTGGGGAACACTGCTTCCAACAACAATAGCAACACTATTTCATTTGGAAACTGCCATGAACACAAGAATGTTATTCAGCAGCAGCAGCCTGTTGCATCTGATGCTTCTGCTGCTAATAATATCAGCAG GATGTTTatgaagaaagagaacaatAATGCAAATGAGAGTTGTTCACTACTTCCAATGCTACCACCAAAGGAaaactga